One region of Trichosurus vulpecula isolate mTriVul1 chromosome 1, mTriVul1.pri, whole genome shotgun sequence genomic DNA includes:
- the LOC118829717 gene encoding 60S acidic ribosomal protein P0-like — MPREDRATWKSNYFLKIIQLLDDYPKCFIVGADNVGSKQMQQIRMSLRGKAVVLMGKNTMMRKAIRGHLENNPALEKLLPHIQGNVGFVFTKEDLTDIRDMLLANKVPAAARAGAIAPCDVTVPAQNTGLGPEKTSFFQALGITTKISRGTIEILSDVQLIKTGNKVGASEATLLNMLNISPFSFGLIIQQVFDNGSIYNPEVLDIMEETLHLRFLEGVRNIASVCLHIGYQTVASVPHSIINGYKRVLAVAVETEHTFPLAEKVKAFLADPSAFAVAAPAAAAPAAAAPAAAAPAKVEAKEESEESDEDMGFGLFD; from the coding sequence ATGCCCAGGGAAGACAGGGCTACCTGGAAATCCAATTACTTCCTCAAGATCATCCAACTTTTGGATGATTATCCAAAATGCTTCATTGTGGGAGCAGACAATGTGGGCTCCAAGCAGATGCAGCAGATCCGAATGTCCCTCCGTGGGAAGGCCGTGGTATTGATGGGAAAAAACACCATGATGCGCAAAGCCATTCGTGGGCATCTGGAGAACAACCCTGCCCTGGAGAAACTACTGCCTCATATTCAGGGGAATGTGGGCTTTGTGTTCACCAAGGAAGATCTGACCGATATTAGGGATATGCTTCTGGCCAATAAGGTGCCAGCTGCTGCCCGTGCCGGTGCCATTGCCCCATGTGATGTCACTGTGCCAGCCCAGAACACTGGCCTGGGTCCTGAGAAGACTTCCTTCTTCCAGGCTCTGGGTATCACCACCAAGATTTCCAGGGGCACCATTGAAATCTTGAGTGATGTGCAGCTGATTAAGACCGGGAACAAAGTGGGTGCCAGCGAGGCCACCTTGTTGAACATGCTGAACATCTCCCCATTCTCCTTTGGGCTGATCATTCAGCAGGTGTTTGACAATGGCAGCATCTACAACCCTGAAGTGCTGGACATCATGGAGGAAACTTTGCACCTTCGGTTCTTGGAGGGTGTCCGCAACATTGCCAGCGTTTGTCTGCACATTGGCTACCAAACTGTTGCATCAGTACCCCACTCGATCATCAATGGGTACAAGCGGGTCTTGGCTGTAGCTGTGGAGACTGAGCACACCTTCCCACTTGCCGAAAAGGTGAAGGCCTTCCTGGCCGACCCTTCGGCATTTGCAGTGGCTGCCCCTGCGGCTGCCGCCCCAGCTGCTGCTgcgcctgctgctgctgctccagcCAAGGTGGAAGCCAAGGAAGAATCGGAGGAATCTGATGAAGATATGGGATTTGGTTTATTTGATTAG